A genomic segment from Variovorax paradoxus B4 encodes:
- the ligD gene encoding non-homologous end-joining DNA ligase, with protein sequence MSTRKKALRITHAERVIDAASGITKGELAAYYASVAPLILSHLAGRPVALVRAPDGVGGELFFQKHAQHSEIAGIKLLDPALDPGHDPLLQIDTAEALLGAAQFNTIELHTWNATSRAIGKPDRMTFDLDPGEGIDWQLMKEAALLVHVLLDELGLPSFLKTSGGKGLHVVVPLRRQFGWDEVRGFSRAIVEHLARTVPARFVAKSGPRNRVGRIFADYLRNGFGATTVSAWSARARPGMGVSVPLAWEELPDLDSAAHWTVANIAGRLAIGNTPWDAMERSRTGLRAAMEMLGYLPA encoded by the coding sequence ATGAGCACGCGGAAGAAGGCACTGCGCATCACCCACGCGGAGCGCGTGATCGACGCCGCCAGCGGCATCACCAAGGGCGAACTCGCGGCCTACTACGCTTCGGTTGCGCCGCTGATCCTGTCGCATCTCGCGGGGCGGCCCGTGGCGCTGGTGCGCGCGCCTGACGGCGTGGGCGGCGAGCTGTTCTTCCAGAAGCATGCGCAGCACAGCGAGATCGCAGGCATCAAGCTGCTCGATCCAGCGCTCGACCCGGGGCACGATCCGCTGCTGCAGATCGACACCGCCGAGGCGCTGCTCGGTGCGGCGCAGTTCAACACCATCGAGCTGCACACCTGGAACGCCACCTCGCGCGCCATCGGCAAGCCCGACCGCATGACCTTCGACCTCGACCCCGGCGAGGGCATCGACTGGCAGCTGATGAAGGAGGCCGCGCTGCTGGTGCACGTGCTGCTCGACGAGCTCGGCCTGCCTTCGTTCCTGAAGACCAGCGGCGGCAAGGGACTGCACGTGGTGGTGCCGCTTCGGCGCCAGTTCGGCTGGGACGAGGTGCGCGGCTTCTCGCGGGCCATCGTCGAGCACCTGGCGCGCACCGTTCCGGCGCGCTTCGTGGCCAAGAGCGGGCCGCGCAACCGCGTGGGCAGGATCTTTGCGGACTATCTTCGCAACGGCTTCGGCGCCACCACGGTCAGCGCGTGGTCGGCGCGCGCCCGGCCGGGCATGGGCGTGTCGGTGCCGCTGGCGTGGGAAGAGCTGCCCGACCTGGACAGCGCCGCCCACTGGACGGTGGCCAACATCGCCGGGCGCCTTGCCATCGGCAACACGCCCTGGGACGCGATGGAGCGCAGCCGCACGGGTCTTCGCGCCGCCATGGAGATGCTCGGCTATCTGCCTGCGTGA
- a CDS encoding catalase: MTPQNKAAAGRRSKAMDGSNAKQQQLDGFATDHAPNLTTNQGLQIPDNHNSLKAGVRGPTLLEDFILREKITHFDHERIPERAVHARGSAAHGYFQVYKSMSQFTCADFLQDPDAKTPVFVRFSTVAGSRGSADTVRDVRGFAVKFYTREGNYDLVGNNIPVFFIQDAMKFPDLIHAVKPEPHHEMPQAASAHDTFWDFVSLMPESTHMLMWAMSDRAVPRSLRMMEGFGVHTFRFVNIRGESHFVKFHWKPKLGIHGLAWDEAQKVAGKDPDFHRRDLWEAIDQGDFPEWELGVQLVPPDKASSLGFDLLDPTKLIPEEMVPVQRIGRLVLNRNPENFFAETEQVAFHPGHVVPGIDFSNDPLLQGRLFSYTDTQISRLGGANFHELPINKSVCPFHNFQRDGMHRQAIARGQVAYEPNSLGDGKEFRVDGGSAGFQSHPDELESPKVRRRSPSFDDHFTQARLFFNSQSAAEKEHIIAAFRFELSKVDVPAIRQRMVDNLAHVDEKLARRVAEPLGIGAPDAKAAAGRAGYREHRMTLPIEESPALSMADTGDGSIRTRRIAILAADGIDSASLKPIRDALEQAGGKCKVVGARLGTIASASKRQIDVDMTFANGPSVVFDAVLIPGGAQGVAALAGMGDAVHFVLEAYKHCKAICTVGDGVQLLSTLGISANAQQGDAPAGVIVAATPVTNLGDTSEATQIAQAFIAAIARHRHWDRVNIDAIPA, encoded by the coding sequence ATGACGCCTCAGAACAAGGCCGCCGCCGGACGCCGCTCGAAGGCCATGGACGGCAGCAACGCCAAGCAGCAGCAACTCGATGGCTTCGCAACCGATCATGCGCCCAATCTGACGACCAACCAGGGTCTTCAGATTCCCGACAACCACAATTCGCTCAAGGCCGGGGTGCGCGGGCCCACGCTGCTCGAAGATTTCATCCTGCGCGAGAAGATCACGCACTTCGACCACGAGCGCATTCCCGAGCGCGCGGTGCATGCACGCGGCTCGGCGGCGCATGGCTATTTCCAGGTCTACAAGTCGATGTCGCAGTTCACCTGCGCCGATTTCCTGCAGGACCCGGACGCGAAGACGCCCGTTTTCGTGCGTTTCTCCACCGTGGCCGGCTCGCGCGGCTCGGCCGACACGGTGCGCGACGTGCGCGGCTTTGCCGTCAAGTTCTACACGCGAGAGGGCAACTACGACCTCGTGGGCAACAACATCCCGGTGTTCTTCATCCAGGACGCGATGAAGTTCCCCGACCTCATCCATGCCGTGAAGCCCGAGCCGCACCACGAGATGCCGCAGGCTGCCAGCGCGCACGATACCTTCTGGGATTTCGTCTCGCTCATGCCCGAGAGCACCCACATGCTGATGTGGGCGATGTCGGACCGCGCCGTTCCGCGCAGCCTGCGCATGATGGAAGGCTTCGGCGTGCACACCTTCCGCTTCGTGAACATCCGCGGTGAGAGCCACTTCGTGAAGTTCCACTGGAAGCCCAAGCTCGGCATCCACGGCCTGGCGTGGGACGAGGCGCAGAAGGTCGCGGGCAAGGACCCCGACTTCCATCGCCGCGACCTGTGGGAAGCCATCGACCAGGGCGACTTTCCCGAGTGGGAACTCGGCGTGCAGCTGGTGCCGCCGGACAAGGCGAGTTCGCTCGGCTTCGACCTGCTCGATCCCACCAAGCTGATCCCCGAAGAGATGGTGCCCGTGCAGCGCATCGGCCGGCTCGTGCTCAACCGCAACCCCGAGAACTTCTTCGCCGAAACCGAGCAGGTGGCGTTCCATCCGGGACACGTGGTGCCGGGCATCGACTTCAGCAACGACCCGCTGCTGCAGGGGCGCCTGTTCTCCTATACCGATACGCAGATCTCGCGGCTCGGCGGCGCGAACTTCCACGAGCTGCCCATCAACAAGAGCGTGTGCCCGTTCCACAACTTCCAGCGCGACGGCATGCACCGCCAGGCCATTGCGCGCGGCCAGGTGGCCTATGAGCCCAACTCGCTGGGCGACGGCAAGGAGTTCAGGGTCGACGGCGGCAGCGCCGGCTTCCAGTCGCATCCCGACGAGCTCGAGTCGCCCAAGGTGCGCCGGCGCAGCCCGTCGTTCGACGATCACTTCACGCAGGCGCGGCTGTTCTTCAACAGCCAGAGCGCGGCCGAGAAGGAGCACATCATTGCGGCCTTCCGCTTCGAGCTCTCCAAGGTCGATGTACCGGCCATCCGCCAGCGCATGGTCGACAACCTGGCGCACGTCGACGAGAAGCTCGCGCGCCGCGTGGCCGAGCCGCTGGGCATCGGCGCGCCGGACGCCAAGGCGGCCGCGGGCCGCGCAGGATACCGCGAGCACCGCATGACCCTGCCCATCGAGGAGTCGCCCGCGCTCAGCATGGCCGACACCGGCGACGGCTCGATCCGCACGCGCAGGATCGCGATCCTCGCGGCCGATGGCATCGACTCCGCCTCGCTCAAGCCGATCCGCGATGCGCTCGAGCAGGCCGGCGGCAAATGCAAGGTGGTCGGCGCCCGCCTGGGCACCATCGCCAGCGCATCGAAGCGGCAGATCGACGTCGACATGACCTTCGCCAACGGGCCATCGGTCGTGTTCGATGCCGTGCTGATCCCCGGTGGCGCCCAGGGCGTTGCGGCGCTTGCGGGCATGGGCGATGCGGTGCACTTCGTGCTCGAGGCGTACAAGCATTGCAAGGCCATCTGCACCGTGGGCGATGGCGTGCAGCTGCTCTCCACGCTCGGCATCAGCGCGAACGCGCAGCAGGGGGACGCACCCGCCGGCGTCATCGTTGCGGCCACGCCGGTCACCAACCTCGGCGACACCAGCGAGGCGACGCAGATCGCGCAGGCCTTCATCGCCGCGATTGCCAGGCACCGCCACTGGGACCGCGTCAACATCGATGCGATTCCTGCGTGA
- a CDS encoding transglutaminase-like domain-containing protein: MQIKIGFDIELAVTAPTALVYMLHVHPSRAADLQDGEHVTLTPPLHTDYYMDGFDNHCARVRIPAGVQSVRLRNHAVVFDPGWADPVDYGAVEHAAADLPVSTLPFLLPSRYCEVDSELLAFAWSNFANVAPGWHRVQSICDFVHEHLRFDYQSARATRTALEGFRERTGVCRDFAHLAITLCRCMNIPARYATGYLGDIGIPPVPSPMDFSAWFEVYLGERWYTFDARHNVPRIGRIVIARGRDAADVPITMVFGANSLKRFEVTTEEVPQ, translated from the coding sequence ATGCAGATCAAGATCGGTTTCGACATCGAACTCGCCGTCACGGCGCCCACCGCACTGGTCTACATGCTGCATGTCCACCCTTCGCGCGCAGCGGACCTGCAGGACGGCGAGCACGTCACCCTCACGCCGCCGCTGCATACCGACTACTACATGGACGGCTTCGACAACCATTGCGCGCGCGTGCGGATTCCCGCGGGCGTGCAGAGCGTGCGGCTGCGCAACCACGCGGTGGTGTTCGACCCGGGCTGGGCCGATCCGGTGGACTACGGCGCGGTCGAGCACGCGGCGGCGGACCTGCCGGTGTCCACGCTGCCCTTCCTGCTGCCGAGCCGCTACTGCGAGGTCGACAGCGAACTGCTCGCGTTCGCCTGGAGCAATTTCGCCAACGTGGCACCGGGCTGGCACCGCGTGCAGTCCATCTGCGATTTCGTGCACGAGCACCTGCGCTTCGACTACCAGAGCGCGCGCGCCACGCGCACGGCGCTGGAGGGATTCCGCGAACGCACGGGCGTCTGCCGGGACTTCGCCCACCTGGCCATCACGCTGTGCCGCTGCATGAACATTCCCGCGCGCTACGCCACCGGCTATCTCGGCGACATCGGCATTCCGCCCGTGCCCTCTCCGATGGACTTCAGCGCCTGGTTCGAGGTGTACCTGGGAGAGCGCTGGTACACCTTCGACGCGCGCCACAACGTGCCGCGCATCGGCCGCATCGTGATTGCGCGCGGGCGCGACGCGGCCGACGTGCCGATCACCATGGTGTTCGGCGCCAACTCGCTGAAGCGCTTCGAAGTCACGACCGAGGAAGTGCCGCAGTAG
- a CDS encoding CHAT domain-containing protein, with protein MTWFSRTGWERSARRAGVAGALGLAGILLLGHGPLASAQQQQASNAEAAAGRAEQARLADTDTLLALTSEGAVLYGQDAVKLSGYQYCSQAVALAEAGEFRQSVRAASKALHLANATRDPNLLAMANRDLAIVYSYSGQLEKAEEFAREALKHPARDPRLVVGPVQKVIGDVRTRRGDYAGAVISYDEALANSSPRYAPLVQASLVNALIESGDAARAREMLGSMAPPKDAPLTAQLDRTRARLLLAENKPAEARDLYRALTARQVGTDTEYYRLWAWDGVARSELALGQKQAAAEAMARALGGIDQVRARFRSEEFKMGLFSDLQSVFERGVSIYSDAGDARQAFEVSERSRSRALLDAVRGRAKINERAANTVDLATLQSTLAPDERVVQFHSLPDRLLVWVVGPAGIEATTVAVRREELTELVEVFRNSIVRGRRAAITNADKLGAALLGPLALAPGQRLIVVPHGPLHYLPFQALRLNGRYVIETHPVAVAPSISIAVQLAQRTPRVSASLTAFGNPRIEDKYDLPGAEVEVKQLAQLFPRNTVYMGAAATKTQFRDVAARSPLMHVAAHAEADAVDPLYSRILLANEGGKQNFLEAHEILGLPMDGTALVTLSACESGLGRIAQGDEVLGFTRSFLSAGSSSLIASLWPVSDDATAVLMGTLYGELAKGRDIQKAMQAGQLAVLKDPKMSHPFFWAPFNLIGNWRLTVGS; from the coding sequence ATGACGTGGTTTTCGAGAACGGGATGGGAGCGCTCGGCACGTCGTGCAGGGGTCGCGGGTGCGCTGGGTCTGGCGGGCATTCTTCTGCTGGGGCACGGCCCCCTGGCATCGGCGCAGCAGCAACAGGCGTCGAATGCCGAAGCCGCGGCCGGCAGGGCGGAGCAGGCCCGGCTTGCCGACACCGACACCTTGCTGGCGTTGACCAGCGAGGGCGCGGTGCTCTACGGGCAGGACGCGGTCAAGCTGTCCGGCTACCAGTACTGCAGCCAGGCGGTGGCGCTGGCCGAGGCCGGCGAATTCCGCCAGAGCGTGCGCGCCGCCAGCAAGGCGCTGCACCTGGCCAATGCCACGCGCGATCCGAACCTGCTGGCCATGGCCAACCGCGACCTGGCCATCGTCTACAGCTATTCGGGGCAGCTCGAGAAGGCCGAGGAATTTGCCCGCGAGGCACTCAAGCATCCGGCGCGCGACCCCAGGCTGGTGGTCGGCCCGGTGCAGAAGGTGATCGGCGACGTGCGCACGCGCCGCGGCGACTACGCGGGCGCCGTGATCAGCTATGACGAGGCGCTGGCCAACAGTTCGCCGCGCTATGCGCCGCTGGTGCAGGCCTCGCTCGTCAATGCGCTGATCGAATCGGGCGACGCCGCAAGGGCGCGCGAGATGCTTGGGAGCATGGCGCCGCCGAAGGACGCGCCGCTGACCGCGCAGCTCGACCGCACCCGCGCGCGGCTGCTGCTGGCCGAGAACAAGCCGGCCGAGGCGCGCGACCTCTACCGCGCGCTCACTGCGCGGCAGGTCGGCACCGACACCGAGTACTACCGCCTCTGGGCCTGGGACGGCGTGGCGCGCAGCGAGCTCGCGCTCGGCCAGAAGCAGGCTGCGGCCGAGGCCATGGCGCGCGCGCTGGGCGGCATCGACCAGGTGCGCGCCAGGTTCCGCAGCGAAGAATTCAAGATGGGCCTGTTCTCGGACCTGCAGTCGGTGTTCGAGCGCGGCGTGTCGATCTACAGCGATGCGGGCGATGCGCGCCAGGCCTTCGAAGTGAGCGAGCGCAGCCGCTCGCGCGCGCTGCTCGATGCGGTGCGCGGCCGCGCGAAGATCAACGAGCGGGCCGCGAACACGGTGGACCTTGCCACGCTGCAGAGCACGCTCGCACCCGACGAGCGCGTGGTGCAGTTCCACTCGCTGCCCGACCGGCTGCTGGTGTGGGTCGTCGGCCCGGCCGGCATCGAGGCCACGACCGTGGCGGTGCGCCGCGAAGAGCTCACCGAACTGGTCGAGGTGTTCCGCAACTCCATCGTGCGCGGGCGCCGCGCGGCCATCACCAATGCCGACAAGCTGGGCGCGGCGCTGCTCGGGCCGCTGGCCCTGGCGCCGGGGCAGCGGCTGATCGTGGTGCCCCACGGGCCGCTGCACTACCTGCCGTTCCAGGCGCTGCGGCTCAATGGGCGCTACGTGATCGAGACCCATCCGGTGGCGGTGGCGCCCTCCATCAGCATTGCCGTGCAGCTCGCGCAGCGCACGCCGCGCGTGAGCGCATCGCTCACCGCCTTCGGCAATCCGCGCATCGAGGACAAGTACGACCTGCCCGGCGCCGAGGTCGAGGTGAAGCAGTTGGCGCAGCTGTTCCCCCGCAACACCGTGTACATGGGTGCCGCGGCCACCAAGACGCAGTTCCGCGACGTGGCCGCGCGCTCGCCGCTGATGCACGTGGCGGCGCATGCCGAGGCCGACGCGGTCGATCCGCTGTACTCGCGCATCCTGCTGGCCAACGAGGGCGGCAAGCAGAATTTCCTGGAGGCGCACGAGATCCTCGGCCTGCCGATGGATGGCACTGCGCTGGTCACGCTCTCGGCCTGCGAGTCGGGGCTCGGGCGCATCGCGCAGGGCGACGAGGTGCTGGGCTTCACGCGCTCCTTTCTCTCCGCCGGCAGCTCGAGCCTGATCGCATCGCTGTGGCCGGTGTCGGACGATGCGACCGCGGTGCTCATGGGCACGCTCTACGGCGAGCTGGCCAAGGGCCGCGACATCCAGAAGGCGATGCAGGCCGGGCAGCTGGCCGTGCTGAAGGATCCCAAGATGTCCCACCCCTTCTTCTGGGCGCCGTTCAACCTGATCGGCAACTGGCGTCTCACGGTGGGGAGCTGA
- a CDS encoding ShlB/FhaC/HecB family hemolysin secretion/activation protein, with protein sequence MQIRTIQRSTPIALAVAVTALVSATLLVAAQRTHAAEPDANALLPTKDPCGSCDRPLAQATGTVAPQSLPAPPQPPAAKFRLNDLRLNGVKALSNEELQGITAPYIGRDVTLGDLESLAQAITARYKERGYFLAQAVVPVQTVRDGIVEISVIEGRLGKVEVLVAPDAPNSEARVRGFLVPLQPGEAVNAPAYERSMLLLSDQPGIKVSSALQEGTQPGTTDLSVEVTAAPRWAFAAEADNHGTKESGRYRLGGTARWASPFGIGDNLDARAMVSNGNALQFGRIAYEAPIGSSGLRAGVGLARVNYELGGEFAELGAQGKADVFDVSLSYPLIRQRQHNLFLRLSADSKKLTDEYTAFDFSARKRVRGFGLGWTWERRDDWLGGGYWASTGTLYHGKLSIRDADSLQTDQGLGGHRTEGGFTKATFQFSRLQAVLPQHSLYLALGGQWASKNLDASEKLSLGGARTVRAYPSGEVLVDQGLIGTVEWRWSVNAELTPFVFYDAARGRPTKNPTIFDASPNSRSLRGAGIGLSWTRPGNFTINATLAWRAGTDPARTDGGGHNPRLYVQALKTF encoded by the coding sequence ATGCAGATACGCACCATTCAACGCTCCACCCCGATCGCCCTCGCCGTCGCCGTCACCGCCCTGGTGAGCGCAACGCTGCTGGTTGCCGCCCAGCGCACCCATGCAGCAGAACCCGATGCCAATGCGCTGCTGCCAACCAAGGACCCTTGCGGCAGCTGCGACCGCCCGCTCGCGCAGGCCACCGGCACCGTGGCGCCGCAAAGCCTGCCCGCGCCGCCGCAGCCGCCCGCCGCCAAGTTCCGGCTCAACGACCTGCGGCTCAACGGCGTCAAGGCCCTGAGCAACGAGGAACTGCAGGGCATCACCGCGCCCTACATCGGGCGCGACGTCACGCTCGGCGATCTCGAAAGCCTGGCCCAGGCCATCACCGCGCGCTACAAGGAGCGCGGCTACTTCCTGGCGCAGGCCGTGGTGCCCGTGCAGACCGTGCGCGACGGCATCGTCGAGATCAGCGTCATCGAAGGCCGGCTCGGCAAGGTCGAGGTGCTGGTGGCGCCCGACGCGCCCAACAGCGAGGCGCGCGTGCGCGGCTTCCTTGTACCATTGCAGCCCGGCGAGGCCGTGAATGCGCCAGCCTACGAACGCTCGATGCTGCTGCTGTCGGACCAGCCCGGCATCAAGGTTTCGTCCGCGCTGCAGGAAGGCACCCAACCGGGCACCACCGACCTGTCGGTGGAAGTGACGGCGGCGCCGCGCTGGGCCTTCGCGGCCGAGGCCGACAACCACGGCACCAAGGAATCGGGCCGCTACCGCCTCGGCGGCACGGCGCGATGGGCGAGCCCCTTCGGCATCGGCGACAACCTGGACGCGCGCGCCATGGTCTCCAACGGCAATGCGCTGCAGTTCGGCCGCATCGCCTACGAGGCGCCCATCGGCAGCAGCGGGCTGCGCGCCGGCGTGGGGCTGGCACGCGTCAACTACGAGCTGGGCGGCGAGTTTGCGGAACTGGGCGCCCAGGGCAAGGCCGACGTGTTCGACGTCTCGCTGAGCTACCCGCTCATCCGCCAGCGCCAGCACAACCTCTTCCTGCGCCTGTCGGCCGACAGCAAGAAGCTCACCGACGAGTACACGGCGTTCGACTTCTCGGCGCGCAAGCGGGTGCGCGGCTTCGGCCTGGGCTGGACCTGGGAGCGCCGCGATGACTGGCTGGGCGGCGGCTACTGGGCCAGCACCGGCACTCTTTATCACGGCAAGCTCTCGATCCGCGATGCCGACAGCCTGCAGACCGATCAGGGCCTGGGCGGCCACCGCACCGAAGGCGGCTTCACCAAGGCCACCTTCCAGTTCTCGCGCCTGCAGGCGGTGCTGCCCCAGCACTCGCTGTACCTGGCGCTGGGCGGCCAGTGGGCCAGCAAGAACCTCGACGCCTCGGAAAAACTCTCGCTGGGCGGTGCGCGTACCGTGCGCGCCTACCCCTCGGGCGAAGTGCTGGTGGACCAGGGCCTGATCGGCACCGTGGAATGGCGCTGGTCGGTCAACGCCGAGCTCACGCCCTTCGTGTTCTACGACGCGGCGCGCGGGCGCCCGACCAAGAACCCGACGATCTTCGACGCCAGCCCCAATTCGCGCAGCCTGCGCGGCGCGGGCATCGGCCTGAGCTGGACGCGGCCCGGCAACTTCACCATCAACGCCACGCTGGCCTGGCGTGCCGGCACCGACCCCGCGCGCACCGACGGCGGCGGGCATAACCCGCGGCTGTACGTGCAGGCGCTAAAGACCTTCTGA